A stretch of DNA from Streptomyces venezuelae:
TCGGCGGCGGTGGCCATGACGTCACTCCTTCCGTCTCGGTCCCACGCTGCCACCCCGGCTGCCCCGCCGTCTCGCGGTTGCCGGGGCCGTCACCCGTGCGGGTATCGCACAAAAGACGGGATGGCACCCTTGGCCGTATGACTTCTGCCGCGTCCACACCCCGACGACGTGCCCGTGTCCGCGCCCCCGAGCTGATCGGCAAGGGCGGCTGGCTGAACACCGGGGGCACCGAGCTCTCCCTCGCCGACCTGCGCGGGAAGATTGTGATCGCCGATTTTTGGACGTTTTGCTGCATCAACTGCCTGCACGTCCTCGATGAGCTCCGTGAGCTGGAGGAGAAGCACCGCGACACCGTCGTGATCATCGGGGTGCATTCGCCGAAGTTCGTGCACGAGGCCGATCACCAGGCCGTTGTCGATGCCGTCGAGCGGTACGAGGTCCACCACCCCGTGCTCGACGATCCCGAGCTGGTGACCTGGAAGCAGTACGCCGTCCGCGCCTGGCCCACGCTCGTCGTGATCGACCCCGAGGGGTATGTGGTCGCGCAGCACGCCGGCGAGGGGCATGCGCACGCCATCGAGCGGCTGGTCGAGGAGCTCGAGGCGGAGCACGAGGCCAAGGGGACGCTGCGGCGCGGGGACGGGCCGTATGTGGCGCCGGAGCCGGAGGCGACCCATCTGCGGTTCCCCGGCAAGGCCGTTGTGCTCGGCAACGGGAACTTCCTGGTGTCGGACTCCACGCGGCACCAGCTGGTCGAGATCGCCCCGGACGGGGAGAGCGTCGTACGGCGCATCGGCAGCGGGGAGCGCGGGTTCGGGCCGGAGGCGTTCAGCGAGCCGCAGGGGCTCGCGCTGCTGCCCGACGGGAAGGTCGTGGTGGCGGACACCGTCAATCACGCGCTGAGGGTGTTCGACCCGGAGAGCGGAGCGGTGGAGACGGTCGCGGGCACCGGCCGGCAGTGGTGGCAGGGCTCGCCCACCGCCGGCCCCGCCCGGGAGGTGGACCTGTCCTCGCCGTGGGACGTGGCCTGGTGGCAGGACCGGGTGTGGATCGCCATGGCCGGCGTGCACCAGCTGTGGACCTGGGACCCCGCGACGGGCACCGTCGAGGCCGCGGCCGGGACCACCAACGAGGGGCTCGTGGACGGGCCCGCCGCCGAGGCCTGGTTCGCGCAGCCGTCCGGGCTCGCCGCCGCCGGGGACCGGCTGTGGATCGCCGACTCCGAGACCTCCGCGCTGCGCTGGATCGACACCGAGGGGACGGTGCACACGGCCGTCGGGACCGGGCTGTTCGACTTCGGGCACCGGGACGGGGCCGCCGGGCATGCACTGCTCCAGCACCCGCTCGGAGTGACCGCGCTGCCGGACGGGTCCGTGGCGGTCTGCGACACGTACAACCACGCGCTGCGCCGGTTCGACCCGGCGACCGGGCAGGTCAGCACCCTCGCCACCGATCTGCGGGAGCCCAGTGACGCGGTGCTCGACGGCGAGGAGATCGTGGTCGTCGAATCGGCCCGGCACCGGCTGACCCGGCTGCGGCTGCCCGAGGAGGCGGTACGGGTGGATGCGGTGGCGCACCGCACGCAGCGGGCCGCCACCGAGGTGGCGGGCGGGGCGCTGCGGCTGGACGTGGTGTTCCGGGCGCCGACCGGGCAGAAGCTGGACACCCGGTACGGGCCGTCCACCCGGCTGCTGGTGTCCTCGACCCCGCCGGAGCTGCTCGCGGAGGGGGCGGGCGCCGGGACCGACCTGTTCCGGGAGCTCCGGCTGGCCGACGGGGCCGGCTCCGGTGTGCTGCACGTTTCGGCGATGGCCGCGTCCTGCGACGACGACCCGGAGAACGAGTACCCGGCCTGCCATGTGCATCAGCAGGACTGGGGGGTTCCGGTGACGGTCGCGGCCGGCGGGGTCTCCCGGCTCGCGCTGGTGCTGGCGGGCATGGACGACGGGGACGAGGGAGAAGGGGAGGGCGTGTGACGCCGGACTTGCGGACCGGGCGGCTGCTGCTGGAGGCGTACCGGCCGGAGGACGAGGACGAGTTCGTCGGGCTGTTCCAGAACCCGCTGGTCTCCCGGTGGATGGGCGAGGGCACGGAGACCGAGGAGAGCGACCGGGCCCTGTTCGGGCGGATCTTCGACAAGGTGTACGCACAGGGGCTGTTCGACGTCTGGGCGGTGCGCCGGGCCGGGGGCGGGCCGGTGATCGGGCATGCCGAGATCAAGCGGACCGAGCAGGTCGACGGGCACGAGATCGTGTACGCGCTGGCTCCGGAGGCGTGGGGGAGCGGGCTCGGCACCGAACTGGCCCGGGCGGTCATCGGGTACGGCTGGGCCACCCTCGGCCTGGCCGAGGTGTACGCGACGGTGGCCGCGCCGAACGAGGGCTCCCTGGTGCTGCTCGACCGGCTCGGGTTCCGGTGGGTGCGGGACATCGCGGAGGAGGACGGCAGTACCACCAGGGTGCTGGTGCTGCCGCGTCCGGCCGGCGGCTGACCCCGCGTGACCGGGGGTTATCCCCCGTCAACAGGCGCCGGTCAGCCTGATGTTGGTCCGGCGGCGGGTTTCGTAGCGTCATGGGCATGATGAAGAACAACCTGGTCCGCGGCGCCGCCGCCGTCGTGCTGGCAGCCGTGCTCGGCTCGCTCGCCGTGCCGGTGGCGGCGGCTGCCGGCCCCGGCCCTGCCCCCGGCCCCGGCCCCGGATGGAAGCCGGCCGTCGAAGCGACGGCCGCACCGCAGGCGGCCCCGCGCGGGACCCTGCTCCGGGTGACCCCGGTGGCCGCCCTCGGCCGGGACCAAGTACGGGCCTACGAGGCCGAGTCCGGGGTGGACACGGCGACCGTCCGGTACGGGGTGCGGGCCTACCGGATCGAGTACGCCACCGTCACCCCGGAGGGCCGCCCCACCACCGCGACCGGACTGCTGACCCTGCCCGAGGGCGGCCCGCGCCGCCCTGACCTGGTCTCCGACACCCATGGCACCCTCGCCTACCGCGACGGCGCGCCCTCGGGCCCGCTCGGCTGGAACCGGCTCACCCCCTACCTGCACGCCTCCGCCGGGCGGGCGGTGGCGGCGCCCGACTACCTCGGGCTCGGCGGCGGCCCCGGGCCGCACCCCTACCTGGACACCCGCTCGGCCGTGACCGCCTCCCACGACATGCTGCGCGCCGCCCGTACCGCGAGCGGCCGGCTCGGCCGGCCGCTCAGCCGCGATGTGTATGTCACCGGGTTCTCCCAGGGCGGGCAGGTCGCGATGGCCCTCGGCCGTGAACTCTCCCGCCCCGGCTCGGGGTTCCGGCTGCGCGCGCTGGCTCCGATGGCGGGCCCGTACGACCTGGCGGGCCAGATGACGGCGCTGACCGACGGCCGGACCGACCCCCGCAGCGCCGTCTTCTACCTCTCCTACTTCCTCACCGCGCAGAACCGGCTGCACCCGCTCTACCGGGACCCGGCGGAGGTGTTCCGGGAGCCGTACGCGCAGCGCGTGGCGGGGCTGTTCGACGGCAGCCGTTCCGAGGAGGAGATCGTCGCCGCGCTGCCGGGCACCCTCGACGAACTCCTCACCCCCGCCTGGGCCGAGCTGGTCCGCCGCCCGGAGGGCGCGCTGCTGTCGGTGCTGCGCGCCAACTCCGGTGTCTGCGACTGGCGGCCCGGTGTCCCGGTCCGCCTGTACGCGGCGGCCGGCGACCGGGACGTGCCGATCGGCCATGCCCGGGCCTGTGCCGCGGAGCTGGCCGGGAACGGGGTGCGGGCCCGGCTGGTGGACCAGGGGCCGGCCGCGGACCACAACGGCACCGCGATCCGGTCGCTGGGCGAGGTGGCCCGCTGGTTCGACGCCCTGTCCCGGCCCTGATCTTCCGGATACCTCCAGGGGGCGTCCTAGCCCTCCAGGAAGGCCACCAGCGCGTTCGCGAGCAGGTACGGGTCCTCCGCGCCGCACAGTTCGCGGGCGCTGTGCATCGACAGGATCGCCACGCCGATGTCGACGGTCTGGATGCCGTGGCGGGCTGCCGTGATCGGGCCGATGGTGGTGCCGCAGGGCATCGAGTTGTTGGACACGAAGCTCTGCCAGGGCACCCCGGCCCGCTCGCAGGCGGCGGCGAACACCGCGCGCCCGCTGCCGTCGGTGGCGTACCGCTGGTTGACGTTGACCTTGAGGATCGGGCCGCCGTTGGCGCGCGGGTGGTGCGTCGGGTCGTGCCGTTCGCCGTAGTTGGGGTGGACGGCGTGGCCGGTGTCGGAGGAGAGGCAGACCGTGCCGGCGAAGGCCCGGGCGCGGTCCTCGTAGGAGCCGCCGCGGGCGAAGACGGATCGTTCCAGCACATTGCCCAGGAGCGGGCCGTCGGCGCCGGTGTCGGACTGGGAGCCGTTCTCCTCGTGGTCGAAGGCCGCGAGGACGGGGATGTACGGGAGCTTCCCGGCGGTGGACACGGCGGCCAGCGCGGCCACGCCCGCGTGCACGGACAGCAGGTTGTCCATCCGCGGGCCGGCCAGCAGTTCGCGGTCGCGGCCGAGATAGGCGGGCGGTTCGATGGAGTGGACCATCAGGTCCCAGCCGGCCACCGAGCCCTGGGGCAGGCCCTCTTCCTCCTCCAGGAAGGCGATCAGGTCGCCCTCCCGGACCTCGCCGAGGCCCCAGATCGGCTGCATGTGCCGCTGCTTGTCCAGCTTCAGGCCGTCGCTGTTGACCGACCGGTCGAGGTGGACGGCGAGTTGGGGGACGCGGAGCAGTGCGCGGTCCACATTGACCAGGCGGTCGCTTCCGTCGCGCAGGGTCAGCCGGCCTGCCAGGCCGAGGTCCCGGTCCAGCCAGGTGTTGAGCAGGGTGCCGCCGTAGATCTCCACGGCGATCTGCCGCCAGCCCTGGGAGCCGGTGTCCGGCTGCGGCTTGACCCGCAGGTTCGGGGAGTCGGTGTGCGCGCCGATGATCCGGAACGGGGTGTGTGCAGCGGCGTCCTCGGGCAC
This window harbors:
- a CDS encoding NHL domain-containing thioredoxin family protein — encoded protein: MTSAASTPRRRARVRAPELIGKGGWLNTGGTELSLADLRGKIVIADFWTFCCINCLHVLDELRELEEKHRDTVVIIGVHSPKFVHEADHQAVVDAVERYEVHHPVLDDPELVTWKQYAVRAWPTLVVIDPEGYVVAQHAGEGHAHAIERLVEELEAEHEAKGTLRRGDGPYVAPEPEATHLRFPGKAVVLGNGNFLVSDSTRHQLVEIAPDGESVVRRIGSGERGFGPEAFSEPQGLALLPDGKVVVADTVNHALRVFDPESGAVETVAGTGRQWWQGSPTAGPAREVDLSSPWDVAWWQDRVWIAMAGVHQLWTWDPATGTVEAAAGTTNEGLVDGPAAEAWFAQPSGLAAAGDRLWIADSETSALRWIDTEGTVHTAVGTGLFDFGHRDGAAGHALLQHPLGVTALPDGSVAVCDTYNHALRRFDPATGQVSTLATDLREPSDAVLDGEEIVVVESARHRLTRLRLPEEAVRVDAVAHRTQRAATEVAGGALRLDVVFRAPTGQKLDTRYGPSTRLLVSSTPPELLAEGAGAGTDLFRELRLADGAGSGVLHVSAMAASCDDDPENEYPACHVHQQDWGVPVTVAAGGVSRLALVLAGMDDGDEGEGEGV
- a CDS encoding GNAT family N-acetyltransferase; amino-acid sequence: MTPDLRTGRLLLEAYRPEDEDEFVGLFQNPLVSRWMGEGTETEESDRALFGRIFDKVYAQGLFDVWAVRRAGGGPVIGHAEIKRTEQVDGHEIVYALAPEAWGSGLGTELARAVIGYGWATLGLAEVYATVAAPNEGSLVLLDRLGFRWVRDIAEEDGSTTRVLVLPRPAGG
- a CDS encoding alpha/beta hydrolase family protein, whose product is MMKNNLVRGAAAVVLAAVLGSLAVPVAAAAGPGPAPGPGPGWKPAVEATAAPQAAPRGTLLRVTPVAALGRDQVRAYEAESGVDTATVRYGVRAYRIEYATVTPEGRPTTATGLLTLPEGGPRRPDLVSDTHGTLAYRDGAPSGPLGWNRLTPYLHASAGRAVAAPDYLGLGGGPGPHPYLDTRSAVTASHDMLRAARTASGRLGRPLSRDVYVTGFSQGGQVAMALGRELSRPGSGFRLRALAPMAGPYDLAGQMTALTDGRTDPRSAVFYLSYFLTAQNRLHPLYRDPAEVFREPYAQRVAGLFDGSRSEEEIVAALPGTLDELLTPAWAELVRRPEGALLSVLRANSGVCDWRPGVPVRLYAAAGDRDVPIGHARACAAELAGNGVRARLVDQGPAADHNGTAIRSLGEVARWFDALSRP
- a CDS encoding M18 family aminopeptidase, encoding MSSPARFDRGHTDDLMTFLAASPSPYHAVANSAERLEKAGFRQVAETDAWDSTAGGKFVLRGGAIIAWYVPEDAAAHTPFRIIGAHTDSPNLRVKPQPDTGSQGWRQIAVEIYGGTLLNTWLDRDLGLAGRLTLRDGSDRLVNVDRALLRVPQLAVHLDRSVNSDGLKLDKQRHMQPIWGLGEVREGDLIAFLEEEEGLPQGSVAGWDLMVHSIEPPAYLGRDRELLAGPRMDNLLSVHAGVAALAAVSTAGKLPYIPVLAAFDHEENGSQSDTGADGPLLGNVLERSVFARGGSYEDRARAFAGTVCLSSDTGHAVHPNYGERHDPTHHPRANGGPILKVNVNQRYATDGSGRAVFAAACERAGVPWQSFVSNNSMPCGTTIGPITAARHGIQTVDIGVAILSMHSARELCGAEDPYLLANALVAFLEG